A region from the Triticum urartu cultivar G1812 chromosome 1, Tu2.1, whole genome shotgun sequence genome encodes:
- the LOC125544822 gene encoding serine/arginine-rich splicing factor RS2Z32-like isoform X1 codes for MEGFSVFNTIRKVCGGRVPLVELVAIVPKFVEDFGEGCPWCLVIREVELKRDYAFIEYSDPRDADEARYNLDGRDVDGSRIIVEFAKGVPRGSGGSREREYVGRGPPPGTGRCFNCGIDGHWARDCKAGDWKNKCYRCGERGHIERNCQNSPRSLRRERSYSRSPSPRRGRARSRSYSRSRSYSRSRSRSYSESPRGRRTEHDERRSRSISYSRSPRRSLSPEGKEMDRSPTPDRSRSPRRSISPVAKDNGDSPRGRETSRSPSDGYRSPVANGRSPRSPAKNGSPSPTRDNRGSPSPRGSPSPRGNNGSPSPKGNGDGGSPSPRGNGDDDGRRGSGSPRGRSMSP; via the exons ATGGAAG GTTTTTCCGTTTTTAACACAATCCGGAAGGTATGTGGTGGAAGGGTGCCCTTGGTGGAATTGGTGGCCATTGTTCCAAAGTTTGTGGAGGACTTTGGCGAAGGGTGCCCTTGGTGCTTGGT AATACGGGAAGTGGAATTGAAGCGCGACTATGCATTCATT GAATACAGTGATCCTCGTGATGCTGATGAGGCCCGATACAACCTAGATGGCAGGGATGTTGATGGGAGCCGCATTATTGTTGAGTTTGCTAAAGGG GTTCCACGTGGTTCTGGTGGTTCACGGGAACGTGAATATGTGGGAAGAGGCCCTCCTCCAGGAACAGGGCGTTGTTTCAACTGTGGTATTGATGGTCATTGGGCCAGGGACTGCAAGGCTGGTGACTGGAAGAACAAATGCTACCGCTGTGGAGAAAGGGGCCATATAGAAAGAAATTGCCAGAATAGCCCGAGGAGTCTCAG GCGTGAGAGAAGCTATTCACGGTCCCCATCTCCACGTCGTGGACGGGCGCGCAGTCGGAGCTACAGCAGAAGCCGTAGTTACAG CCGATCTAGGTCCAGATCCTATTCTGAATCTCCCAGAGGGCGCCGCACAGAGCATGATGAGAGGAGATCAAGAAGCATTAGCTACAGCAGGAGCCCCAGGCGATCACTCTCCCCAGAAGGCAaggaaatggatcgcagccccaCACCTGATCGCAGTCGGAGCCCCAGGCGATCCATCTCCCCTGTAGCAAAGGATAATGGTGATAGCCCTCGAGGCAGGGAGACGAGCAGGAGCCCTTCTGATGGCTACCGTAGCCCTGTGGCCAATGGCCGCAGCCCGAGAAGCCCTGCTAAGAATGGCAGTCCCAGTCCTACCAGGGACAACAGGGGCAGTCCAAGTCCCAGGGGCAGTCCAAGTCCGAGGGGCAACAATGGTAGCCCTAGTCCCAAGGGCAATGGTGATGGTGGCAGCCCAAGTCCAAGGGGCAATGGAGATGATGATGGCCGTCGTGGCTCAGGCTCACCCAGAGGAAGAAGCATGTCTCCCTGA
- the LOC125544822 gene encoding serine/arginine-rich splicing factor RS2Z32-like isoform X2: MPRYDDRYGNARLYVGRLSSRTRSRDLEYLFSKYGRIREVELKRDYAFIEYSDPRDADEARYNLDGRDVDGSRIIVEFAKGVPRGSGGSREREYVGRGPPPGTGRCFNCGIDGHWARDCKAGDWKNKCYRCGERGHIERNCQNSPRSLRRERSYSRSPSPRRGRARSRSYSRSRSYSRSRSRSYSESPRGRRTEHDERRSRSISYSRSPRRSLSPEGKEMDRSPTPDRSRSPRRSISPVAKDNGDSPRGRETSRSPSDGYRSPVANGRSPRSPAKNGSPSPTRDNRGSPSPRGSPSPRGNNGSPSPKGNGDGGSPSPRGNGDDDGRRGSGSPRGRSMSP; the protein is encoded by the exons ATGCCTCGTTACGATGATCGTTATGGAAATGCACGCTTGTATGTTGGTAGATTGTCCTCCCGTACTCGTTCGCGCGACCTAGAATATCTTTTCAGCAAATATGGAAG AATACGGGAAGTGGAATTGAAGCGCGACTATGCATTCATT GAATACAGTGATCCTCGTGATGCTGATGAGGCCCGATACAACCTAGATGGCAGGGATGTTGATGGGAGCCGCATTATTGTTGAGTTTGCTAAAGGG GTTCCACGTGGTTCTGGTGGTTCACGGGAACGTGAATATGTGGGAAGAGGCCCTCCTCCAGGAACAGGGCGTTGTTTCAACTGTGGTATTGATGGTCATTGGGCCAGGGACTGCAAGGCTGGTGACTGGAAGAACAAATGCTACCGCTGTGGAGAAAGGGGCCATATAGAAAGAAATTGCCAGAATAGCCCGAGGAGTCTCAG GCGTGAGAGAAGCTATTCACGGTCCCCATCTCCACGTCGTGGACGGGCGCGCAGTCGGAGCTACAGCAGAAGCCGTAGTTACAG CCGATCTAGGTCCAGATCCTATTCTGAATCTCCCAGAGGGCGCCGCACAGAGCATGATGAGAGGAGATCAAGAAGCATTAGCTACAGCAGGAGCCCCAGGCGATCACTCTCCCCAGAAGGCAaggaaatggatcgcagccccaCACCTGATCGCAGTCGGAGCCCCAGGCGATCCATCTCCCCTGTAGCAAAGGATAATGGTGATAGCCCTCGAGGCAGGGAGACGAGCAGGAGCCCTTCTGATGGCTACCGTAGCCCTGTGGCCAATGGCCGCAGCCCGAGAAGCCCTGCTAAGAATGGCAGTCCCAGTCCTACCAGGGACAACAGGGGCAGTCCAAGTCCCAGGGGCAGTCCAAGTCCGAGGGGCAACAATGGTAGCCCTAGTCCCAAGGGCAATGGTGATGGTGGCAGCCCAAGTCCAAGGGGCAATGGAGATGATGATGGCCGTCGTGGCTCAGGCTCACCCAGAGGAAGAAGCATGTCTCCCTGA